From the genome of Cognaticolwellia beringensis, one region includes:
- a CDS encoding aldehyde dehydrogenase family protein, giving the protein MINYQQLFINGDWQSSTSEQYSTVTNPATEQAIASVISGNRDDVNRAVQAAKTAFKSWSSTSGAERAHFLTVLAKKLTEREHELAALISDELGMPRHLALDIQVRGPIQGIISYINYAHLMDDSEQVGNSIIVKEAIGVCALICPWNYPLHQLIGKIAPAIAAGCTMIVKPSVEAPLSAFFLAEICAEIGLPAGVLNIVTGPGREIGDALCTHPDVDMVSFTGSNQVGVSVMKAASDSVKRVCQELGGKSALIITEDADLEAAVKYGVEDIMCNSGQTCTALSRMLIPRSHYEQAITIAKSEAETIVIGSPLDSRSDMGPLVSAHQQQSVLDYIQQGINEGARLVTGGLGKPAGLSTGYYVNATIFADVENTMTIAQEEIFGPVLSIIPYDDIDQAIEIANDSIFGLSGAVWAANKAQAITIAKKIKSGQVFINGAQFNYQAPFGGYKQSGNGREWGEDGLKEFIEIKAMQV; this is encoded by the coding sequence ATGATTAATTATCAACAACTGTTTATCAATGGTGACTGGCAAAGTTCAACCAGCGAGCAATATTCAACAGTCACCAATCCGGCCACAGAGCAAGCGATAGCCAGTGTTATCTCAGGTAATCGCGATGACGTAAATCGCGCAGTACAAGCAGCAAAAACAGCGTTTAAAAGTTGGTCGAGCACCTCCGGCGCTGAACGAGCACATTTTCTTACTGTATTAGCGAAAAAACTCACAGAACGAGAACATGAACTTGCAGCATTAATTTCTGACGAACTAGGCATGCCGCGCCATTTAGCTTTAGATATTCAAGTTAGAGGTCCTATTCAAGGCATCATATCTTATATTAACTATGCCCATTTAATGGATGATAGCGAGCAAGTGGGCAACTCCATTATAGTGAAAGAAGCCATTGGTGTTTGCGCCTTGATCTGTCCTTGGAATTATCCGTTACATCAACTCATTGGCAAGATTGCTCCCGCTATTGCTGCTGGCTGCACTATGATCGTCAAGCCCAGTGTCGAAGCACCATTAAGCGCTTTCTTTTTAGCTGAGATTTGTGCCGAAATAGGTTTACCAGCCGGCGTTTTAAATATTGTGACTGGACCTGGACGTGAAATCGGTGATGCACTTTGTACGCATCCCGATGTTGATATGGTGTCATTTACCGGCTCGAACCAAGTGGGCGTCAGTGTCATGAAAGCCGCAAGCGATTCAGTAAAACGAGTTTGCCAAGAGCTGGGTGGTAAATCTGCGCTTATCATTACCGAAGATGCTGATCTTGAGGCGGCTGTAAAGTACGGCGTCGAAGATATTATGTGTAATTCTGGCCAAACCTGCACTGCATTAAGTCGCATGTTAATACCGCGCAGTCATTACGAGCAAGCCATAACCATTGCGAAATCGGAAGCAGAGACAATTGTGATTGGTAGTCCGCTAGATTCACGCAGTGATATGGGACCTTTAGTGTCAGCACATCAGCAACAAAGCGTTTTAGACTACATTCAACAAGGAATTAATGAAGGAGCTCGCTTAGTGACTGGGGGATTAGGTAAACCCGCAGGATTAAGCACTGGCTACTATGTTAACGCCACTATTTTTGCCGATGTAGAAAATACAATGACCATAGCGCAAGAAGAAATTTTTGGCCCTGTGCTGTCAATCATTCCTTATGACGATATTGACCAAGCTATTGAGATTGCCAATGACAGTATTTTTGGTCTATCAGGCGCAGTTTGGGCCGCTAATAAAGCGCAGGCGATAACAATAGCGAAAAAAATCAAGTCAGGACAAGTCTTTATCAACGGTGCACAATTTAACTACCAAGCCCCTTTTGGTGGTTATAAGCAATCGGGTAACGGCAGAGAATGGGGCGAAGATGGCTTAAAAGAATTTATAGAAATAAAAGCCATGCAAGTTTAG
- a CDS encoding pyridoxal phosphate-dependent aminotransferase → MKYSALTTRIGGDSADAWQILYRAMDRQKAGDDVVILAVGDPDFDTPQPIIDAAINGLQTGATHYTDVVGDAELRTIIADWHSQSTGQKVSKAQVVVMNGAQCALYGAAQCIMEAGAEVIIPEPMYTTYEALFNATGAKVIKVPMRPENNFQVLPEDIAAAVTDKTTAILINSPNNPTGAVFPRSTMEAVAEICKRHDLWLISDEVYSTVTFGTEHFSPCALPGMAERTITINSLSKSHAMTGWRLGWVVCPEEMALHLGNLTLCMLFGSPAFIQDAAKVALTTKLPELEQMRQTYQRRRDVFYQQLKNIEGIHCHLPEAGMFLMVDIRATGMSSQDMAELLLNKFDVATLPGVAFGPSGEGHIRVSLGVSEEDLVKASHRIAACIDYIQANKHQQDLG, encoded by the coding sequence ATGAAATATTCTGCCTTAACTACCCGCATAGGCGGTGACTCTGCTGATGCTTGGCAAATTCTATATCGTGCAATGGATCGACAAAAAGCCGGAGACGATGTCGTCATTCTTGCCGTTGGTGATCCTGACTTCGATACCCCTCAGCCAATAATAGATGCGGCAATCAACGGCTTACAAACCGGCGCAACGCATTACACCGATGTCGTTGGTGATGCCGAGTTAAGAACTATCATAGCCGACTGGCATAGTCAGTCCACAGGTCAAAAAGTCAGTAAAGCACAAGTTGTGGTGATGAATGGCGCCCAATGTGCATTATATGGTGCGGCACAATGTATTATGGAAGCGGGTGCAGAAGTGATTATTCCTGAGCCTATGTACACCACTTATGAAGCCTTATTCAATGCCACGGGTGCTAAGGTAATTAAAGTGCCGATGCGACCAGAAAATAACTTTCAAGTTTTGCCGGAAGATATTGCTGCTGCTGTTACCGATAAAACCACCGCTATTTTAATCAATAGCCCTAACAACCCAACCGGTGCGGTTTTTCCGCGCAGTACCATGGAAGCCGTAGCAGAGATATGTAAGCGACATGATTTATGGCTTATTTCAGATGAAGTGTATTCAACCGTTACCTTTGGCACCGAGCACTTTAGTCCTTGCGCACTGCCTGGTATGGCTGAGCGCACTATCACCATTAATAGTTTATCAAAATCTCATGCCATGACAGGCTGGCGTTTAGGTTGGGTAGTCTGCCCTGAAGAAATGGCCTTACATTTGGGTAACTTAACCCTGTGTATGCTATTTGGTAGTCCAGCATTTATCCAAGACGCCGCAAAAGTTGCCCTTACCACCAAGTTACCCGAGCTTGAGCAAATGCGACAAACTTATCAGCGCCGCCGTGATGTATTTTATCAACAGCTGAAAAATATTGAAGGTATTCATTGTCACTTGCCAGAAGCGGGCATGTTTTTAATGGTTGATATTAGAGCGACCGGTATGTCGAGCCAAGACATGGCGGAATTACTGCTCAATAAATTTGATGTTGCCACCTTACCTGGTGTTGCTTTTGGCCCATCAGGCGAAGGTCACATCAGAGTGAGTCTAGGTGTTTCAGAAGAAGATTTAGTGAAAGCGAGTCATCGAATTGCCGCCTGCATTGATTATATTCAAGCAAATAAGCATCAGCAAGATTTAGGCTAA
- a CDS encoding 5-guanidino-2-oxopentanoate decarboxylase — MTTKIINELTCGQALVKLLEAYGVDTVFGIPGVHTLDLYDGLSGSTIQHVLARHEQGAGFMADGYARVTGKPGVCFTITGPGVTNIATPMGQAFADSIPMLVISSVNKVNSMGRGRGELHETKDQRAITTPITAFSATAYSPSEVPALIARAFSIFNSERPRPVFIELPLDVINAPINNDWLSKPVQLAPRPAPQNRTVIQATDMLSQARKPIIIAGGGAIAAGGELQQLAEQLGAAVFTTVAAKGLLPTDHPLYAGSILCVEPSWQFLADADVILAVGTELAETDMWREKLPLSGKLIRVDIDPEKMNDLYLADLPIIADAACTLDAFYKALSSAEKVNAQSTTAMLKTLKNRVKTDVEPLQKIHQQVLDVVARVLPDDSFISADMTQIAYTGNYLFEVNKPRSWLHPTGYGTLGYALPASIGAKFGAPERPGLVLAGDGGILYTIQELATACEELKSPLVVLLWNNDSLGQIRDDMVAQGIEPIGVNPKTPDFIKIAQGFGCNTAKPDSLQALEQNLRDAFTFKGVTLIQMNENYLRSTTHLSGASA; from the coding sequence ATGACAACAAAGATAATAAATGAACTTACCTGTGGACAAGCGTTGGTCAAACTACTAGAAGCCTATGGTGTTGATACCGTTTTTGGTATCCCGGGTGTTCATACGTTGGATCTCTATGACGGTTTAAGTGGCAGTACCATACAACATGTATTAGCCCGACATGAACAAGGCGCTGGCTTTATGGCCGACGGCTATGCTCGTGTCACAGGCAAGCCCGGCGTTTGTTTTACCATCACAGGTCCTGGTGTAACCAATATTGCCACCCCTATGGGGCAAGCGTTTGCTGACTCCATTCCTATGCTAGTGATCAGTAGCGTGAACAAAGTTAACTCTATGGGTCGCGGACGTGGTGAATTACACGAAACTAAAGATCAGCGCGCTATTACCACGCCTATTACCGCTTTTAGTGCCACCGCATATAGCCCAAGCGAAGTGCCTGCTCTTATTGCCAGAGCTTTTAGTATTTTCAATAGTGAACGTCCTAGACCGGTATTTATAGAATTGCCGCTTGATGTGATTAACGCGCCAATTAATAACGATTGGTTAAGTAAGCCAGTGCAGTTAGCTCCCCGACCTGCACCACAAAATCGCACAGTGATACAAGCAACCGACATGCTCAGTCAAGCAAGAAAACCGATCATTATCGCCGGCGGTGGTGCAATAGCAGCAGGCGGTGAGCTGCAACAATTAGCAGAACAGCTTGGCGCAGCGGTATTTACCACGGTGGCAGCAAAAGGGTTACTACCAACGGATCATCCGCTCTACGCCGGTTCAATATTATGCGTTGAGCCAAGCTGGCAATTTTTAGCAGATGCCGATGTTATTTTAGCAGTAGGTACCGAGTTAGCCGAAACCGATATGTGGCGAGAGAAACTGCCACTTTCAGGCAAACTAATTCGTGTCGATATTGATCCAGAAAAAATGAATGACTTGTATTTGGCCGATCTGCCAATTATCGCCGATGCTGCTTGTACGCTAGACGCCTTTTACAAAGCGTTATCAAGCGCAGAGAAAGTAAACGCTCAGAGCACAACGGCCATGTTGAAGACATTGAAAAATCGAGTAAAAACCGACGTTGAACCGTTACAAAAAATACACCAACAAGTGCTGGATGTTGTCGCCCGTGTTTTACCTGATGATAGCTTTATCTCTGCCGATATGACGCAAATAGCCTACACAGGTAATTACTTATTTGAGGTTAATAAACCGCGTTCATGGCTACACCCCACAGGCTATGGCACCTTAGGTTATGCATTACCGGCCAGTATCGGTGCTAAGTTTGGCGCCCCTGAACGCCCAGGTTTAGTTTTGGCAGGCGATGGCGGTATTTTATATACCATTCAAGAATTAGCCACGGCCTGTGAAGAGCTTAAATCGCCGTTGGTTGTTTTATTATGGAACAACGATAGCTTAGGACAAATACGAGACGATATGGTGGCGCAAGGCATAGAGCCCATTGGCGTTAACCCTAAAACTCCGGACTTTATTAAAATTGCTCAAGGCTTTGGCTGCAATACCGCCAAACCAGATTCATTGCAGGCACTAGAACAAAATTTACGCGACGCCTTTACCTTCAAAGGCGTGACCTTAATCCAAATGAACGAAAACTATCTACGTTCAACTACGCACTTATCAGGAGCATCAGCATGA
- the betI gene encoding transcriptional regulator BetI, producing the protein MKGLFASPAKTGTRLSPDERRLALIDATLRCIIKEGHAGLSVRKVCQEAGVSAGLLTHHFSGKEELLTEAYRYLTKDIYTRINQSLAHASDPSALNKLRLFIDVSFRRPVLDKDYLMIWLVFWGLSKQKPAIAVLRNEVNNKVIMTLENLMAETVKELAIEGINIRLAATGLSALMDGLWLEWSLNPSNFSPDEAAKICQCWVDALVNNCLKRLA; encoded by the coding sequence ATGAAAGGTTTATTTGCTAGTCCAGCAAAAACAGGCACACGATTAAGCCCAGATGAAAGGCGATTAGCACTTATTGATGCCACATTGCGCTGTATAATCAAAGAAGGCCATGCCGGGCTGTCTGTACGTAAAGTTTGCCAGGAAGCGGGAGTCTCTGCGGGGCTTTTAACGCACCATTTTTCTGGTAAAGAAGAGTTGCTTACCGAGGCTTATCGTTATTTAACCAAAGATATCTACACACGCATTAATCAATCGTTAGCCCATGCAAGCGATCCCTCTGCACTGAATAAATTACGCTTATTTATCGATGTGAGTTTTCGCCGGCCAGTATTAGATAAAGACTATTTAATGATTTGGTTGGTGTTTTGGGGCTTGAGCAAACAAAAACCGGCAATAGCTGTACTACGCAATGAAGTGAATAACAAAGTCATAATGACACTAGAAAATCTGATGGCCGAAACGGTAAAAGAACTCGCTATTGAAGGTATTAACATTCGACTTGCTGCAACTGGTCTGTCGGCGTTAATGGATGGATTATGGCTAGAATGGTCGCTAAACCCAAGTAACTTTTCACCTGATGAGGCGGCAAAAATTTGTCAATGCTGGGTAGATGCCCTCGTCAATAATTGTTTAAAACGCCTGGCATAG
- a CDS encoding GlxA family transcriptional regulator: MTMKHYCYLLLPEFSNLCLFNSIEPLRAANSFIDGPGYQWSLVSMDGNAVTSSSGFEMRVNFGINQLLESEKPDVLIVLASYNYQRHSTDAVIEKLRQLKNHIKVIGGLDSGSYPLAKAKLLNGYRATIHWAEIETFSEQFRQVDVCNNRYVIDRNRISSGGATTALDLMLSIISHDFGKEIAIAVSDLLIFDTERSGSTPQREHVPAMIENQTPRLARAIKLMERNIETPLTVAEIAGQTFVSQRQLERDFKKVLGNSIAGYYSRLRIMFAQRLLTETSLNTTAIAIRSGYSSRASFNRSYKRILGKTPTDDRRN; the protein is encoded by the coding sequence ATGACAATGAAACACTACTGTTACTTATTGCTGCCAGAATTTAGTAATTTATGCTTATTTAATTCTATTGAACCTCTAAGAGCGGCTAACAGTTTTATTGATGGCCCTGGTTACCAATGGTCTTTAGTATCGATGGATGGTAATGCCGTAACTAGCTCCAGTGGTTTTGAAATGCGCGTAAACTTTGGTATTAATCAATTGCTAGAGTCAGAAAAGCCAGATGTGTTGATTGTGTTAGCAAGCTATAACTATCAAAGGCACAGTACAGATGCGGTAATCGAAAAATTACGCCAATTGAAAAACCATATAAAAGTCATTGGCGGGCTAGATTCAGGCAGTTATCCTCTGGCAAAAGCTAAATTACTTAATGGATATCGTGCGACGATTCATTGGGCTGAAATTGAGACCTTTAGCGAGCAGTTTCGTCAGGTCGATGTTTGCAATAATCGCTATGTTATTGACCGAAATCGTATAAGTTCGGGTGGGGCGACTACTGCACTTGATCTAATGCTGTCGATTATAAGTCATGATTTTGGTAAAGAAATAGCCATTGCAGTATCTGACTTACTCATTTTTGATACCGAGCGTTCGGGCAGTACCCCACAACGTGAGCACGTGCCGGCGATGATAGAAAATCAGACACCACGGCTGGCTCGCGCAATAAAACTTATGGAACGCAACATAGAAACACCATTAACTGTTGCTGAAATAGCCGGACAAACGTTCGTGTCTCAACGCCAATTAGAGCGAGACTTTAAGAAGGTTTTAGGTAATAGCATCGCCGGTTACTACTCAAGATTACGGATCATGTTCGCACAGCGACTGTTAACAGAAACCAGTTTAAATACCACCGCAATCGCTATCCGCTCAGGTTACAGTTCACGGGCTTCTTTTAACCGCTCTTATAAAAGAATATTAGGTAAAACGCCGACGGATGATAGAAGAAACTAA
- a CDS encoding acetate--CoA ligase family protein has protein sequence MSFARFLQPRNIAIIGGREAEEVIRQCINSGYQGELWPVHPKKQQIAGLKVYPSVKDLPAAPDAAYVAVNRHLTLSIVAELAELGAGGAICYATGFSESGEEGQALEKELLKVSGNMPLLGPNCYGLINYVDQAIIWPDQHGGEKVESGVAIITQSSNVAVNLTMQQRGLPISYMVSLGNKVKFDLHDAIREFAKQTSVTAIGLYIEGISDPSAFESAVRFARELGKPVVAIKSGRSAAAQKITMSHTASLAGSDELISTLFTRNGVGRVYSMEGLIEALKVLHVHGPLNGYQLGSMSPSGGDGALVADAVEAGRLELSVLSDNHQNSIRNTVHDLVSVSNPLDYQLFDWLDTTRLASTFTAFIEQEFDISLCVFDYPRPDRCTDENWQPAQQAIINAVAQTKAKVAVLATMPECMPESTAKHLMANSIVPLAGLKAGIEGLQAAADIGIAWQSPLPVEILSSKISAANAPLTLLDEAQAKQRLAEFGVVVPKSEIVTCPEQARHSAGKLNYPLVVKALGVAHKTDVGAVKLNLNSADEVSQAVKAMAHLAERFLIEEMIDEVVAEIIVGVVRDEQFGLYLVIGAGGILVELMRDSRSLLLPVSRQEVLSALQSLRSAVLFNGFRGREIADLDAAVDAILAIAHFAEENRDKIEELDINPLMLRASGKGAVAADALLSIRA, from the coding sequence ATGTCATTTGCTCGTTTTCTGCAACCACGCAATATCGCCATCATCGGTGGAAGAGAAGCTGAAGAGGTTATTCGTCAATGTATCAACTCTGGCTATCAAGGAGAACTTTGGCCTGTACACCCAAAAAAGCAGCAGATTGCTGGTCTCAAAGTTTACCCTTCAGTTAAAGATTTACCAGCAGCACCTGATGCGGCTTATGTCGCGGTAAATAGACATTTAACATTATCGATTGTTGCTGAGCTAGCGGAACTTGGCGCGGGTGGCGCTATTTGTTATGCGACTGGCTTTTCCGAATCAGGAGAAGAAGGGCAAGCATTAGAGAAAGAGCTGTTGAAAGTATCGGGAAATATGCCGCTATTAGGACCAAACTGTTACGGTTTAATTAATTATGTTGACCAAGCCATTATTTGGCCGGACCAACATGGTGGTGAAAAAGTTGAATCTGGTGTCGCTATAATTACGCAGTCTTCTAATGTGGCAGTTAATTTAACCATGCAGCAGCGCGGACTTCCTATCAGTTACATGGTTTCCTTAGGTAATAAGGTAAAATTTGATCTTCATGATGCCATTAGAGAATTTGCTAAACAAACCAGTGTTACCGCGATAGGTCTTTACATTGAGGGGATTAGCGACCCAAGTGCTTTTGAAAGTGCGGTGCGTTTTGCTCGCGAACTCGGTAAACCTGTAGTGGCTATTAAGTCAGGTCGCTCGGCAGCAGCGCAAAAAATAACGATGTCACATACGGCTTCTTTAGCTGGTTCAGATGAGTTGATTTCCACCTTATTTACACGCAATGGTGTAGGCCGGGTCTATTCGATGGAGGGATTAATTGAAGCACTAAAAGTCCTGCATGTTCATGGTCCATTAAATGGCTATCAACTCGGTTCAATGAGCCCGTCTGGCGGCGATGGTGCGCTAGTGGCTGATGCTGTTGAAGCAGGACGACTTGAATTGTCTGTATTGTCAGATAATCATCAAAATAGTATTAGAAATACGGTGCATGACTTAGTCTCGGTTTCAAATCCATTAGATTATCAACTGTTTGATTGGTTAGACACGACAAGATTGGCCTCTACTTTTACTGCCTTTATCGAGCAAGAGTTTGATATATCGCTCTGTGTTTTTGATTATCCACGTCCGGATCGTTGTACGGATGAAAACTGGCAGCCAGCGCAGCAAGCTATCATTAATGCGGTAGCGCAAACGAAAGCCAAAGTCGCGGTGCTTGCAACAATGCCAGAATGTATGCCAGAAAGTACCGCGAAACACTTAATGGCTAACTCAATAGTGCCTTTAGCTGGACTTAAAGCGGGGATAGAAGGGTTGCAAGCCGCCGCGGATATTGGTATCGCGTGGCAGTCGCCATTACCGGTCGAGATATTGAGTAGTAAAATAAGCGCTGCAAATGCACCGCTAACACTGTTAGACGAAGCGCAAGCAAAGCAACGCCTAGCTGAATTTGGCGTGGTGGTGCCTAAAAGTGAAATTGTCACTTGCCCTGAGCAAGCCCGTCACTCAGCAGGCAAACTTAACTATCCACTAGTTGTTAAAGCCTTAGGTGTAGCGCACAAAACTGATGTTGGCGCCGTAAAGTTAAATCTGAATTCGGCCGATGAGGTCAGCCAAGCTGTAAAAGCTATGGCACATTTAGCAGAACGTTTTCTAATTGAAGAGATGATTGATGAAGTGGTTGCTGAAATTATCGTCGGTGTGGTGCGAGATGAGCAATTTGGCCTTTATCTTGTAATTGGCGCTGGCGGTATTTTAGTTGAATTAATGCGTGATAGTCGCTCGTTACTATTACCCGTTAGCCGCCAAGAAGTGCTGAGTGCCTTGCAGAGTTTACGTAGTGCGGTTTTGTTCAACGGTTTTCGTGGACGTGAAATCGCCGACCTTGATGCGGCAGTTGATGCCATTTTAGCGATAGCTCATTTTGCGGAAGAAAATCGCGATAAAATCGAAGAATTAGATATTAACCCATTAATGCTTCGCGCTAGTGGTAAAGGGGCCGTTGCCGCCGATGCGTTATTAAGTATCAGAGCATAA
- a CDS encoding enoyl-CoA hydratase-related protein has protein sequence MSEYLHVSTKGQILEIVLDKPKGNAIDAKLSREMGKVFAQFRDDPELRVAILTGAGEKFFCGGWDLNAIAEGEEYTGDFGEGGFGGFPEMDTLLKPVICAVNGYALGAGFEMLLNADFVVAADNAQFWLPESQVGVVPDIASFVLPKIMPRVKAMELLLTGKRLSANEAADLGLVNSVVPQAQLLAHAYELAEKIMKSAPLSVAAIKEVVRETETLSFAQSYQELRSGKWPEFQKMLKSEDATEGAKAHQERREPKWRGC, from the coding sequence ATGTCAGAATATTTACATGTAAGCACCAAAGGCCAAATACTTGAAATAGTGTTAGATAAGCCAAAAGGTAATGCGATTGATGCCAAGTTAAGCCGAGAAATGGGCAAGGTATTTGCGCAGTTTCGCGATGATCCTGAACTTCGGGTAGCTATTTTAACTGGCGCGGGCGAAAAGTTTTTTTGCGGTGGTTGGGACTTAAATGCCATTGCCGAAGGTGAAGAATATACCGGTGATTTCGGTGAAGGTGGCTTTGGCGGATTTCCTGAAATGGACACGTTACTCAAACCTGTTATATGTGCGGTTAATGGCTATGCATTAGGCGCCGGCTTTGAAATGTTACTTAATGCAGATTTTGTCGTTGCGGCTGACAATGCCCAATTTTGGCTGCCTGAATCACAAGTGGGCGTTGTGCCAGACATCGCCTCGTTCGTACTACCTAAAATAATGCCTCGGGTTAAGGCGATGGAGTTATTGTTAACCGGTAAACGGTTAAGCGCGAACGAAGCGGCGGACCTTGGCTTAGTAAATTCGGTGGTACCACAAGCACAGTTGTTAGCACATGCTTACGAACTTGCAGAAAAAATTATGAAATCAGCTCCGCTTTCTGTTGCCGCGATTAAAGAAGTGGTTAGAGAAACAGAAACGCTGTCATTTGCCCAAAGTTACCAGGAGCTGCGCTCAGGAAAATGGCCAGAGTTTCAAAAAATGCTTAAAAGTGAAGATGCTACTGAAGGGGCAAAAGCTCATCAAGAGCGTCGTGAGCCGAAATGGCGTGGCTGTTAA
- a CDS encoding acyl-CoA dehydrogenase family protein produces the protein MDFQLTEEHNMLIEAVNSFVEKELLPHEAEVERLREVPKELAAKIRDKAIAAGFYAFNMPESVGGPGLDYLSQAIIERELSKVGWALHVYVARPSKILMACKGKQIEEYLLPCVRGEKVDCFALTEPDAGSDAASIRTRAVRDGDDFILNGSKHFISHAGDADFAIVFAVTDVIEVKGRARNQVTSFLVDTNTPGLVIRKGPTCVSNLGYEQYEMFFDDCRVPAAKILGEEGKGWDVASDWLNAGRVMVAANCVGQAQRAMDLSVTWAAERKQFGEAIGKKQGVSFKLADMATNIRAADLLTLYTAQKMDLDTMTDGDAGMAKLFASETLGKVADEAVQIFGGMGLMDESPVERIWRNARIERIWEGTSEIQRHIISRELLRTVES, from the coding sequence ATGGACTTTCAACTAACAGAAGAACACAACATGCTAATCGAAGCGGTAAATAGCTTCGTTGAAAAAGAATTATTGCCGCATGAAGCCGAAGTTGAACGACTTCGTGAAGTACCTAAAGAACTTGCGGCAAAGATCAGAGATAAAGCCATAGCGGCGGGTTTCTATGCGTTTAATATGCCTGAAAGTGTTGGTGGGCCAGGACTTGACTACCTTTCCCAAGCGATAATTGAACGTGAATTATCTAAAGTGGGTTGGGCGTTACATGTTTATGTAGCAAGACCCAGTAAAATACTGATGGCTTGTAAAGGCAAACAAATCGAAGAATACCTATTGCCTTGTGTACGTGGTGAAAAAGTTGATTGTTTTGCCCTGACGGAACCTGATGCTGGCTCAGACGCGGCAAGTATTAGAACTCGTGCGGTTAGAGACGGTGACGACTTTATCTTAAACGGATCTAAGCACTTTATCAGTCATGCTGGTGATGCCGATTTTGCCATTGTTTTTGCTGTTACTGATGTTATTGAAGTAAAAGGCCGGGCACGTAATCAAGTCACCTCATTCTTGGTTGATACTAATACTCCCGGTTTAGTGATACGAAAAGGACCGACCTGTGTGAGTAACTTAGGTTACGAACAATATGAAATGTTTTTTGATGACTGTCGTGTGCCTGCGGCCAAAATATTGGGTGAAGAGGGTAAAGGCTGGGATGTTGCTAGTGACTGGCTAAATGCCGGACGCGTGATGGTAGCAGCAAATTGTGTCGGACAAGCTCAACGCGCCATGGACTTATCCGTTACTTGGGCGGCTGAGCGTAAACAGTTTGGCGAAGCCATTGGTAAAAAACAAGGGGTGTCTTTCAAGCTAGCAGACATGGCAACCAATATTCGCGCGGCGGACCTTTTAACTTTATATACTGCACAGAAAATGGATCTCGATACCATGACAGATGGTGATGCGGGTATGGCGAAATTATTTGCCAGCGAAACGCTAGGCAAGGTTGCGGATGAAGCGGTACAAATTTTTGGTGGTATGGGTTTAATGGATGAATCGCCAGTAGAGCGTATATGGCGTAATGCCCGCATAGAAAGAATTTGGGAAGGTACTTCTGAGATTCAGCGCCATATTATCTCACGAGAATTGTTACGCACCGTCGAAAGTTAA